In Sphaerodactylus townsendi isolate TG3544 linkage group LG13, MPM_Stown_v2.3, whole genome shotgun sequence, one DNA window encodes the following:
- the SRPX2 gene encoding sushi repeat-containing protein SRPX2, which yields MLQGTSSLLLFLWAEVALSTWYEGSGYAAAERQTNEVYIEETPQVSPPQHRVPQWCHRLNIHHGEATCYSPRGGNYLSSMGTRCELSCHRGYRLVGRRSVQCLLNRHWSGMTYCRQIRCHTLAVPHHGSYQCTNGVKLDSYCSYTCQRGYHLEGDRRRMCLEDGHWSGSDPICVDIDPPKIRCPDSRERIAEPDKLVATVYWDPPRATDSADGVIKHVMLRGPEPGSEFPEGEHVIRYTVYDQAHNRATCKFTVRVQVIRCPVLKPPEHGYLTCTSVGNNYGATCEYHCDGGYEQQGASLRVCQSSRQWSGSQPTCTPMQINTEVNSVAGLMDQFYEKRRLLIISAPDPADQYYKMQTAMLQQSTCGLDLRHITIIELVGLPPHEVGRIHEHQLSDDIIEGLRQFLHITRSRFSMVFVDKDGVDHERYIQPVTPEEIFSLVDTHLLTNQEELWRNQNGGMCD from the exons ATGCTTCAAGGCACATCTAGCCTCCTGCTGTTTCTTTGGGCCGAGGTGGCATTATCCACTTGGTATGAAG GATCTGGCTATGCTGCTGCAGAAAGGCAGACCAATGAAGTGTACATTGAGGAAACTCCACAGGTTTCTCCCCCACAGCACAGAG TGCCCCAGTGGTGTCATCGATTAAATATTCACCATGGGGAGGCTACCTGTTACTCTCCCCGGGGAGGGAATTACCTCAGCAGCATGGGGACACGCTGCGAGCTTTCCTGCCACCGAGGATACCGCTTAGTTGGCCGGAGGTCGGTCCAGTGCTTACTAAACCGCCATTGGTCTGGGATGACCTACTGCAGAC AGATCCGATGCCATACTTTGGCAGTACCACACCATGGTTCATATCAATGCACAAATGGGGTGAAGCTGGACTCCTACTGTTCCTACACTTGCCAGCGTGGGTACCACCTGGAAGGAGATCGCAGGCGCATGTGCCTTGAGGACGGGCACTGGAGCGGCAGTGACCCAATCTGTGTAG ATATAGACCCTCCAAAAATCAGGTGCCCTGACTCTCGAGAGCGGATAGCAGAGCCTGACAAGCTGGTGGCTACGGTGTACTGGGACCCCCCACGGGCCACGGACTCTGCTGACGGTGTCATCAAACA CGTGATGCTTCGAGGCCCAGAACCAGGCTCTGAATTTCCAGAAGGGGAGCATGTGATCCGCTACACCGTGTACGACCAGGCGCACAACCGAGCCACCTGCAAGTTTACTGTGAGGGTTCAAg tGATACGATGTCCAGTTCTGAAGCCACCAGAACACGGTTACCTCACATGCACCTCAGTAGGCAACAACTACGGCGCTACCTGCGAGTATCACTGCGATGGCGGCTATGAACAGCAAGGTGCCTCATTGCGGGTCTGTCAGTCCAGCCGCCAATGGTCAGGCTCTCAGCCTACCTGCACAC CCATGCAGATCAACACGGAGGTAAACTCTGTTGCCGGCCTCATGGACCAGTTCTACGAGAAGCGCCGGTTGCTCATCATCTCTGCTCCTGACCCCGCCGACCAGTATTACAAGATGCAGACTGCCATGCTGCAG CAATCAACCTGCGGGCTGGATTTGCGTCACATCACTATCATCGAGCTGGTGGGGCTGCCGCCCCATGAGGTAGGGCGGATCCATGAACACCAGTTGTCAGATGACATCATTGAAGGACTCAG ACAGTTTCTGCATATCACCCGTTCACGTTTCAGCATGGTGTTTGTTGACAAAGACGGTGTGGACCATGAGCGCTACATCCAGCCCGTCACACCCGAGGAGATCTTTTCTCTGGTCGATACCCACCTGTTGACCAACCAGGAAGAACTCTGGAGGAATCAGAACGGGGGCATGTGTGACTGA